The following are encoded together in the Fusarium keratoplasticum isolate Fu6.1 chromosome 1, whole genome shotgun sequence genome:
- a CDS encoding Mitochondrial import inner membrane translocase subunit TIM54: protein MAEQNPPAQPAAGAGTGATYKAPTPKPTQNPALRMMGLPNLPRKLPSRNWLIFWAITGTISAAIIYDKREKKRATAKWKHVVAPLAKDTISSASQLPRKLTIYLEAPPGDGLRVAQDHFIEYAKPVLAASGLDWEFVQGRQQGDVRAAVAEKIRRARRKDERPDEVDLQTDEATIEALRKKNSVPEYEGTKGDIIFGRHTWKEYVRGLHEGWLGPLDPPAKPEPETTTTAIEGSPEDVKTEGEGEKPEEKKEDEKKEDEKKPERPPQPPPYNSPDDYSLASLPAQIPFEFSPSNPIPFPHRLGFRHTFVRLNRFFNRRKLADEIGREVAAVCFAASSREWREADGQYEQQLVLQHEEKDWVKSVWDNEAPKEDDSAAAPAVPAKEKIWASPLVVDARLMQRMRRFEISSEDEARAAQIVVPEAEIEGWIKGSFRSLWRWGVDSWNAKPMRPNVGDVNNDE from the coding sequence ATGGCCGAGCAGAACCCCCCCGCGCAGCccgccgccggcgccggcaccGGAGCCACCTACAAGGCGCCCACTCCCAAGCCGACCCAGAACCCGGCTCTTCGCATGATGGGCCTGCCGAACCTCCCCCGGAAGCTGCCCTCCCGCAACTGGCTCATCTTCTGGGCCATCACAGGCACCATCTCCGCTGCCATCATCTACGACAAgcgcgagaagaagcgagcCACAGCAAAGTGGAAGCACGTCGTCGCCCCTCTTGCCAAGGACACCATCAGTTCGGCGAGCCAGCTTCCCCGCAAGTTGACCATCTACCTCGAGGCGCCCCCCGGCGACGGTCTGCGCGTTGCCCAGGACCACTTTATTGAGTATGCGAAGCCCGTCCTCGCGGCTTCGGGTCTGGACTGGGAGTTTGTTCAAGGAAGGCAACAGGGTGACGTGAGAGCCGCCGTGGCAGAGAAGATTCGCCGAGCGCGGAGAAAGGATGAACGACCAGATGAGGTGGATCTACAAACAGACGAAGCTACCATCGAGGCATTGAGGAAAAAGAACAGTGTGCCAGAGTACGAGGGCACAAAGGGTGATATCATCTTTGGACGGCATACATGGAAGGAGTACGTGAGAGGTCTGCACGAGGGCTGGCTTGGACCTCTTGATCCTCCTGCTAAACCTGAGCCCGAAACGACGACGACCGCTATTGAGGGTTCTCCTGAGGACGTAAAGActgagggagagggagagaagccggaggagaagaaggaagacgagaagaaggaggatgaaaAGAAGCCTGAACGACCACCTCAACCACCCCCTTACAACTCCCCCGACGACTACTCTCTGGCCAGCCTCCCTGCCCAGATCCCCTTTGAGTTCTCCCCTTCCAACCCCATCCCCTTCCCCCACCGTCTCGGCTTCCGCCATACTTTTGTCCGCCTCAACCGCTTCTTCAACCGCCGCAAGCTCGCCGACGAGATCGGCCGCGAGGTCGCCGCCGTGTGCTtcgccgcctcctcccgGGAATGGCGCGAGGCTGACGGCCAGTACGAGCAGCAGCTCGTCCTACAGCATGAGGAGAAGGACTGGGTCAAGTCGGTGTGGGACAACGAGGCCCCCAAGGAGGATGACagcgctgctgctcctgccGTGCccgccaaggagaagatctGGGCGTCGCCCCTTGTCGTTGATGCTCGTCTAATGCAGCGCATGCGTCGGTTCGAGATCAGCTCTGAGGACGAGGCCCGCGCTGCTCAGATCGTCGTCCCCGAGGCGGAGATCGAGGGATGGATCAAGGGCAGCTTCCGCAGCCTTTGGCGCTGGGGAGTCGATTCCTGGAACGCCAAGCCCATGAGGCCCAATGTCGGCGATGTGAACAACGACGAGTAA